TGGGCGACCCTGGAATCGAACCAGGCGTGCGTCTCCGCGAGGGAGTTACAGTCCCCTGCCACACCTTGCGGCCTGTCGCCCACTATCAGGTGACTGTTGCACCTGATGTGGGGCGTGACTACAAGCGCACCAACGGAGCGTCAACCGGAAAATCACAGGTTTTTCTCGATGGCTCAAAAATCCTTTTTGCCGGAGAGCAAGATGACTAAGAAACCAAAATGGGTCGTTGAAAAAGAACAGGCCAAGAAGGCTGCGGATGCGGAAACTGTCTGGCTGTTTGGCCTGCACGCGGTGCGTGATGCGCTGCTGAACCCAAAGCGTCAGAAACTGCATTTGATGGTGACGCGAAACGCACATAGCAAACTGGCGGACGCCATTGCCGAATCCGGGATTGAGCCAGAAGTGGTGGACCCACGCAACTTTAAGGCCCCGATTGATTCCAATTCGGTGCATCAGGGGGCAGTGCTGGAAGTGAAGCCGCTGCAGTGGGGCAGTTTGGCCGACAGTTGCATTGGCGCCGAGGTGCCACGGGTGTTGTTGCTGGACCGGGTGACCGATCCGCACAACGTCGGTGCCATTTTGCGGACCGCTGAGGTGTTGGGGGCCAGTGCTGTGATCGGGACCCGTCACCATTCGGCACCCGAAACCGGGGCCTTGGCCAAATCGGCAAGTGGTGCACTGGAGCGTCAGCCCTATGTGCGGGTGCGCAACCTGTCGGATGCCATTGTTGAGTTGCAGAACATGGGGTTCATCGTGTTGGGGCTGGATGGTGAGGCGGAGGTCACTATCGAGACCGCGCTGGACGGGCGTCGGGATCGTCCGGTGGCGCTGGTGTTGGGGGCCGAGGGGCCGGGGTTGCGGCAAAAGACCAAGGAAACCGTGGATCAACTGGTCAAAATCGATGCCGCAGGCGGATTCGGCTCTTTGAACGTGTCGAATGCCGCAGCGCTGGCGCTTTACGCCTCGATTGAGCGATAACATCTGATCGCAGAACCGTTACGGAGGGATCACATCTTCGTATCGTCCCTAGGCAGAGCCGAGCTGATCCGGCACATTGGCCCGGCTTACCTTTGGGATGGAGTCTCTTTTGCTGCTGCGCTTTGCCTTTCTTGCTGCCCTTGCCCTGCTGTTTCATCCGGCGCGCCCAGCGCTGGCGGATCAGCCGATGTTTCATGCTGAAGAGGGGTTGGCCGTCGCGGGGTATGACACCGTGGCGTTTTTTGTCGAAGGGCGCGCGGTTCAGGGGCTGTCGGATCATGCGGTGATGTGGAAGGGCGCGGTCTGGCGGTTTGTGTCGGCTGACAATCAGGGTCGGTTCGAAGCTGACCCGCGCGCCTATGCGCCAGTGTTTGGTGGATATTGTGCCTATGCGGTTTCGCAGGGCTATTTGTTATCCGGTAGTCCGCAAGCCTGGCAAATTGTCGATGATGAGCTGTATCTGCTGTACAGCCCAGAAGTGCAGGATATTTGGCGCAGTGAGATGTCTGATCTGATCGTTATGGCGCATGGCAATTGGCCGAATGTTTTGCGGCAGGACTGAGGCGCTCACAATAATGCGAGCTGACCTTTAACTTCGGCACTTTCGCTCCATATTCAGTATTGACTGCGGTGCGGAACCACCGCGGATCTGTTTTCACTGTCCCTCGTTCCAGACCTTGCGCCCGGGCTATCACCTGGGCGCATTTTTTGTGGGCTTCCCTTTGGGGATGTCGTCGGCGTAGGGTCCGGTCATGACGACTTATAGCGATCAGTATCTGAGTGATATCCTGCGCCGCGCCAAGACAGTGGCGGTGGTTGGGGTGTCGATGGATCCCCTGCGACCCAGCTATTTTGTGGCGCGGTATCTGGGCCTGAGAGGGTTTCGAATCATCCCGGTCAATCCACGGCACGCAGGCGAGCGACTGTTTGGTGAAGTGGTGCAGGAAAACCTGTCTGCGATCGAAGGGCCGGTGGATATGGTGGATATCTTTCGCCGCTCTGAGGCGGTGCCAGACATTGTTGATGAGGCGCTGGCGGCTTTCCCTGATCTGCAGGCGATTTGGATGCAGATAGGTGTTGAACACGCGGCAGCGGCGGCAAAAGCGGAGGCGCGCGGGGTGGCCGTTGTGCAGAACCTGTGTCCAAAGATCGAATATCAGCGTTTGCATGGTGAGTTGCGGATGGGCGGGTTTGCGACGGGGATAATTTCGTCGAAATTGTAGGCGAGTGGCAAAGGTTAGTGATTTATGGCATGGGGGCTTTGCCCCCTCGGCCTGCGGCCTCTCCCCCAGAGTATTTTTAAAAAGATGAAGATCAGGGTTTCGGGCGGGCGGCTTTTTCGTCCAGTCCGCTGAGGCCCTGGCGGCGGGCCAGTTCGTTCAGGACATCATCCAGGGCGACATCGCGGGCGGCGAGCATGACCAGGAAGTGGTAGAGAACGTCGGCGCCTTCGGAGGTGAGTTTCTCCCGGTCGCCTTTCACCGCTTCGATGATGGCCTCGATGGCTTCTTCGCCGAATTTTTCAGCGCATTTTTCCGGCCCTTTAGATAGCAGTTTTGCGGTCCAGCTGCTGGAAGGGTCAGCGCCTTTGCGGGCGTCGATGGTGGCGGCGAGGTCGTGGAGAAGGGTCATTGATGCATATGCTCCAGTCGGCTTTCTTTCATCAAAATGGCGTCAACGCAGGCCCAGAGTTGCGGGGCGTATTCTGTGTTCAGTACGTCATTGCGGTTCAGTGGGGTGAACATCGTAATGCCGTTGAGATCCGCCTGAGACCAATCCATGAGCGAACACCCAGCTTTGTCGGCAAGGTCGACCGAAATACGCGTCGCCCAGCGGCTGTTTGGCGCGGCATCTTCGTTCCAATCCCCGGTATAAACAGTAATGAGCATCGGGATGCCTAGATGCGCGTCAGACCAGCGTACTGTGTACCATGAGTGAAAAGAATTCAGGTGCAGGATGTTACCAGTTATTTCCGATGTCGTGGAGGCACAGCAGTCACAGGGCGTGTCTGTGCGCAGGTCTTCTTCAAGGGAGCAGTCCTCCCAGTTCACTACGTCAGCCTCATTGGGATACCGGCGGCGGCCATATGGGCCTTGGCCTCGGCGATGGTGTATTCCCCGAAGTGGAAAATCGAGGCAGCGAGCACGGCGCTGGCACGGCCTTTGGTGACGCCTTCGACAAGGTGGTCCAGATTGCCGACTCCGCCGGAGGCAATCACGGGCACGTTGACGGCATCGGCAATGGCGCGGGTCAGGGGCAGGTTGAAGCCGGATTTGGTGCCGTCGCGGTCCATCGACGTGAGCAGGATTTCACCGGCACCTTTGGCGACTACTGTGCGGGCGAAATCCACCGCGTCAATGCCGGTTTCGCGGCGGCCTCCATGGGTGAAAATCTCCCATTTGCCGGGGGCGACTGTTTTGGCATCGATGGCGCAGACGATACACTGGCTGCCAAATTGGTCGGCGGCCTGAGCGATGACATCGGGGTTGGCAACGGCGGCTGAGTTGAACGAGACTTTGTCTGCGCCAGCCAGCAGCAGGGCACGCACGTCTTCGCGGGTACGCACACCTCCGCCGACCGTCAGCGGGATGTAGCATTGTTCGGCGGTGCGGCGGACCACGTCGAACATGGTACCGCGGTTTTCCTCGGTGGCCATGATATCCAGAAAGCACAGCTCGTCTGCGCCAGCCGCGTCATAGGCCTTGGCGCTTTCAACAGGGTCGCCCGCATCGCGAAGGCCAACAAAGTTGACACCTTTGACAACGCGGCCATCGGCGACGTCCAGGCAGGGGATGATACGAGTTTTCAGCATGGTTCGCCCTTTGTTATGGCGCTTTCATAGAGGGTTGGGCAGCGGATTTCCAGTGCTCAGACAAGGACGTTGAACAGGCCCAGCAGGGCGGCGTAGCGCAGGGTCTTGGAGAAGGTGACCAAGGCCAGGAAAGTGAGCCAGTTCATTCGCATCACCCCGGCGGCAATGGTAATTGGATCGCCAATGATGGGGAGCCATGCGCCCAGTACTGACCATTGGCCCCAGCGGTTGAACCAGATTTGTGCCTTGGCCAGTTGATTGGGCGTTACCGGAAACCAACGGCGTGACTGAAAGTGCAAGGCGTAACGGCCCATGGCATAGTTGACCAGCGAGCCGAGGATGTTGCCGGTGCTGGCGACCAGCAGCAGAAGCGTTGTGGAATAGGTGTCTTGGGCGGCGAGCAGCAGCAGGGCGGCCTCAGAGCCGCCGGGCAGCAGGGTGGCGGCGGAAAAGGAGATCAGGAACAGGCCCGGCAGCGACCAAGTCATAGGGATTTGATATCGGGGCGCCAGATCTGGCTAACAGCGTTGCGTACGATCAGCACATGGAAGGGCATGATCGAGGCCAGATAGATGCGGCCCATCCGGTTGTTACAGTGCACCCATGTGGCGCAGTAAGCCTCGGTTCCCGTTGTCAGGATCGAAATACGGAAGTTGAGGTGGGAATCATCCAGACCAAGGATGACTTCGTTTTGATTGCGTTGGTCGATTGGGAAGGGGCCGATTTTCTTGCCTTCGGGGAAGTCATTCTTGAGGCCGAGCGGGGCCACAAGAATGTTGCGCAGTCGGAGCAGGCCTTTGGCCCAAGACGGAAAGGCCATCGCACGCTGGGCTGCGTCGTCCACTGGCAGGGCTGTGGGACATTTGTAGCAGTCCAGAAAATCACCCTGCTGAATGTAATCATGCAGCAGGGAATGCGATGGCAGCTCCGTTTTGGTGGTGCGGGTCATGTTCAGTCTTTGAGAACCGCCAGAGCCTGTTTTAGGTCAATAGCCCCATCATAGAGCGCGCGCCCTGAAATGGCCCCGTTCAGTGGGGCGCCGCAGGACTTCAGCGCGCGTAGGTCGTCCAGCGACGACACCCCGCCCGAGGCAATCACCGGAATCGAGACCGCATTGGCCAGATCAGCCGTTGCAGTTATATTCGGGCCCTTCATCGCGCCATCGCGCAGGATGTCGGTGTAGATGATGGCGGCAACACCTGCATCCTCAAACGATTTAGCAAGGTCGGTGACCATGACGTCGGTTTCTGTCGCCCACCCCTTGGTCGCCACATAGCCATTGCGCGCATCAATGCCCACGGCGACCTTGCCGGGGAATTCGCGGGCAGCTTCGCGGACCAGGTCGGGGTTTTCGACCGCGACGGTGCCCAGGATAACCCGGGCGAGGCCCTTGGTGATCCAGGCCTCGATTGTGGCCATGTCACGGATGCCACCCCCCAGTTGGGCTGGGACCTTGGTTTGCTTTAGGATCTCTTCGACGGGGGCCGCGTTGACGGGCTCACCTGCAAAGGCACCGTTCAAATCGACCAGGTGCAGCCAGTCACAACCTGCCTCGACGAACTCGAGTGCCTGGGCGGCGGGGTTGTCGTTAAAGACGGTGGTCTTGTCCATATCCCCATGCAACAGGCGCACGGCTTGGCCGTCTTTGAGGTCGATGGCAGGATAGAGGATCATGGCTGTGCCTTTCAGGAGTTCTTGGCGGTGTTTTGCACAAGCGGGCCCCGGAATGCAACGCGACCCCAAGTCAACCTTGCCTGAAATTGGCGGGTTGGGTCACAGTGACGCTATCAAAGGGAGGAATGACGATGAAAAATCTGGTTTTGGGAATGGTTTTTGGACTGGGGCTGGCAGGCGCTGCCTCGGCGGATCCTGTGACGGGCACATGGCGGACTGCGCCGGGTGACACCGGTGGTTACCTGCATGTGGCCATTGCGCCCTGTGGCAGTGATGTCTGCGGTGTAATCCAGGCAGCCTATGACAAAGACAATGCGGTTCAGTCAGACTATGAGCATCTGGGCAAGAAGATGCTGTGGGATATGGGTGCTAATGGTGACGGCTATTACAGCGGCGGCAAAATCTGGGCTCCGGATGCTGATAAGACCTATGCGTCAAAGATGTCGCTTAGCGGTAATACACTGGAGGTCAAAGGCTGTGTTGCAGGTGGCTTGATCTGCCGGGGGCAAGACTGGACCCGGATCAAGTAATCTGGGGTTACAACAGGCCCAATTGCACTGGAATCGGCACAAAACCACGCTTGACCTGCCGGTCACGGTGGGTCTCGACTGTGCTCAGCGCCTCGGCATAGGTGCCGAGGTACAGGCGTTTTTGCTGGCCGCCGGGGGCGCCAAGTGGGCCTGAGACCCGTTCCACGCACCAGTCGCCAAACAGGGTCTGATACAGGCTCAGCACGCAATAGCGGTGCTGACCCTGATAGTGGTCAAATTTTTCGAGACGGATCTGCACGGGCTGGACCTGATTTGAAAGCGTCCGGCCCGTATGCCCTTAACCGGGCAGGGTGTCCATCACTTGCCGCAGGTCGGGTTAAACAGCGCCAGTGTATTCGCCGCGCGCCGGGTAACTGTTGGCGATGGCGAAATCCAATGCTGCAACCAGTTCCGAGAAATGCGGGCGCACAAATGGCATGGTCTGGACCGAACCATAGTACAGCGACTGGTCGGGGCTGACCATGAACAGGCCTGGCTCTGCAAACAGGGCCGGCTCTTCGATGCCGATTGAGGTTTTCCCACGAGAGGTCGAGATATACAGCCCCCAGTCTTTGGCCTCGTTTAGCGGCATGTCATAGCCAAAGCGCAGCGACTTGGCCTCAATTTTGTCAGCCATGGCACGGGTGCGGTCTTCGCCGTCTGTGCTGATGGCGATGCAGGTCACACCACGCTCGGCAAAATCAGCGACGCGCTTTTCCAGCTCTTTCAGGTAGTTGGCGCAGATGGGGCAGTGGAGGCCACGATAAAAGCAAATTACGGTGCCACGTTCGCTGGCCTCGGTGGCCAGATCAAAGGTGCCATTGTCCAAAGTTGGAACAGATAGATTAGGTGTTTTGTGGCGGGGGATCAGCATGGGGGTCTCCTGTGTCAGTGCTTGTTAATGGGTATGTCAGGCTGTAGAGTCTGTAAAATACTAAAAACATGACTGAAAATCCGAAAATGGATCGTTTGACAACATTGATGGAGCGGTTTCACCTTACGGTGCGCGCGGCAGAGCTTAACGAGGCCAATCTGTTTGCCCTGTCCGGGGCGGATGGATCGCCAAGCCATGTGGTGTTCTTTGCCGCAGATGATGTGCCGATTGGGCCAACAGAGGGCGTGATCCTGTCTGCAAAAGTCGAGTGGTCGGGGCATCGCAATCCGTTTTTGGCGGCGCTGCCACCGCGTGTAAACTATGATTTGACCCAATCCGCCGAGGCGCAAAGCCTGGTACATCTGATGCTGGACGAGGCACAGGGCGCGCGATGTGGGGCGCAGTCAGTGATCAATCGGCTGGGTGAGATCCTGATGGTGCGGTTGCTGCGCGAACAGATTGAGCAGGGCGCGACCGAGCCGGGGTTGCTGGCGGGGCTGTCTGATCCGCGCCTTAGTCGGGCGATCGTGGCGATGCACGACCATCCCGGGCGGCTGTGGTCGACTGCCGATCTGGCCGAAGTGGCAGGATTGTCGCTGTCGCGGTTTTCCGAGCTATTTGGGGCTGAGGTCGGCGAAACCCCAATGGGCTATCTGCGCCGTTGGCGATTGATTCTGGCGCATCAGGATTTGCAGCGCGGCGACCGGGTTGATGCGGTGGCGCGCCGGTATGCCTATGGCTCTCCCGAGGGGTTTAGCCGCGCGTTCCGGCGCGTCTATGGCGTCGCGCCTGTGGCCCTGCGGCGGGTTGGGTAATTCTTGGCGCTAGGCTGTCTGTGTTTTAGGCGACTGCAAAAGCTCTTGGGCCAAGTGTGGTGTATTATTTGGAGACCACAATCGACTGTGCCACTAATGCAAGGTGCATACTGTTGAATTTATGATCTTCCTTGGAGCCTTTTGATGCAGAAGCCCTGTCTATTTTGCCGAATTGCGCACTCCGTAGTCGCGTCTCACGAGGTTTTTCGAAACGATCGACTGGTCGCTTTTTTGGATATTGGCCCGATCAGGCCCGAGCATGTTCAGATCATACCCATTGCTCACTACGACTATTTTGAAAATCTTCCCAAAGACATCGCGCAAGAAATCATGTTGTTGGGGCAGTCAATCGCCCGCTGCCAGAAGTCTTTGCTGGGTGTAGAACGAGTGGCTTTTCTCTTTACTGGAGGAGATATTCCACATG
This portion of the Parasedimentitalea marina genome encodes:
- the rlmB gene encoding 23S rRNA (guanosine(2251)-2'-O)-methyltransferase RlmB — protein: MTKKPKWVVEKEQAKKAADAETVWLFGLHAVRDALLNPKRQKLHLMVTRNAHSKLADAIAESGIEPEVVDPRNFKAPIDSNSVHQGAVLEVKPLQWGSLADSCIGAEVPRVLLLDRVTDPHNVGAILRTAEVLGASAVIGTRHHSAPETGALAKSASGALERQPYVRVRNLSDAIVELQNMGFIVLGLDGEAEVTIETALDGRRDRPVALVLGAEGPGLRQKTKETVDQLVKIDAAGGFGSLNVSNAAALALYASIER
- a CDS encoding YHS domain-containing (seleno)protein, giving the protein MESLLLLRFAFLAALALLFHPARPALADQPMFHAEEGLAVAGYDTVAFFVEGRAVQGLSDHAVMWKGAVWRFVSADNQGRFEADPRAYAPVFGGYCAYAVSQGYLLSGSPQAWQIVDDELYLLYSPEVQDIWRSEMSDLIVMAHGNWPNVLRQD
- a CDS encoding CoA-binding protein; translation: MTTYSDQYLSDILRRAKTVAVVGVSMDPLRPSYFVARYLGLRGFRIIPVNPRHAGERLFGEVVQENLSAIEGPVDMVDIFRRSEAVPDIVDEALAAFPDLQAIWMQIGVEHAAAAAKAEARGVAVVQNLCPKIEYQRLHGELRMGGFATGIISSKL
- a CDS encoding phosphoribosyl-ATP diphosphatase; amino-acid sequence: MTLLHDLAATIDARKGADPSSSWTAKLLSKGPEKCAEKFGEEAIEAIIEAVKGDREKLTSEGADVLYHFLVMLAARDVALDDVLNELARRQGLSGLDEKAARPKP
- the hisF gene encoding imidazole glycerol phosphate synthase subunit HisF, with translation MLKTRIIPCLDVADGRVVKGVNFVGLRDAGDPVESAKAYDAAGADELCFLDIMATEENRGTMFDVVRRTAEQCYIPLTVGGGVRTREDVRALLLAGADKVSFNSAAVANPDVIAQAADQFGSQCIVCAIDAKTVAPGKWEIFTHGGRRETGIDAVDFARTVVAKGAGEILLTSMDRDGTKSGFNLPLTRAIADAVNVPVIASGGVGNLDHLVEGVTKGRASAVLAASIFHFGEYTIAEAKAHMAAAGIPMRLT
- a CDS encoding YqaA family protein, encoding MTWSLPGLFLISFSAATLLPGGSEAALLLLAAQDTYSTTLLLLVASTGNILGSLVNYAMGRYALHFQSRRWFPVTPNQLAKAQIWFNRWGQWSVLGAWLPIIGDPITIAAGVMRMNWLTFLALVTFSKTLRYAALLGLFNVLV
- a CDS encoding DUF2867 domain-containing protein gives rise to the protein MTRTTKTELPSHSLLHDYIQQGDFLDCYKCPTALPVDDAAQRAMAFPSWAKGLLRLRNILVAPLGLKNDFPEGKKIGPFPIDQRNQNEVILGLDDSHLNFRISILTTGTEAYCATWVHCNNRMGRIYLASIMPFHVLIVRNAVSQIWRPDIKSL
- the hisA gene encoding 1-(5-phosphoribosyl)-5-[(5-phosphoribosylamino)methylideneamino]imidazole-4-carboxamide isomerase, which translates into the protein MILYPAIDLKDGQAVRLLHGDMDKTTVFNDNPAAQALEFVEAGCDWLHLVDLNGAFAGEPVNAAPVEEILKQTKVPAQLGGGIRDMATIEAWITKGLARVILGTVAVENPDLVREAAREFPGKVAVGIDARNGYVATKGWATETDVMVTDLAKSFEDAGVAAIIYTDILRDGAMKGPNITATADLANAVSIPVIASGGVSSLDDLRALKSCGAPLNGAISGRALYDGAIDLKQALAVLKD
- a CDS encoding DUF2147 domain-containing protein produces the protein MKNLVLGMVFGLGLAGAASADPVTGTWRTAPGDTGGYLHVAIAPCGSDVCGVIQAAYDKDNAVQSDYEHLGKKMLWDMGANGDGYYSGGKIWAPDADKTYASKMSLSGNTLEVKGCVAGGLICRGQDWTRIK
- a CDS encoding WGR domain-containing protein; translated protein: MQIRLEKFDHYQGQHRYCVLSLYQTLFGDWCVERVSGPLGAPGGQQKRLYLGTYAEALSTVETHRDRQVKRGFVPIPVQLGLL
- a CDS encoding peroxiredoxin-like family protein; this translates as MLIPRHKTPNLSVPTLDNGTFDLATEASERGTVICFYRGLHCPICANYLKELEKRVADFAERGVTCIAISTDGEDRTRAMADKIEAKSLRFGYDMPLNEAKDWGLYISTSRGKTSIGIEEPALFAEPGLFMVSPDQSLYYGSVQTMPFVRPHFSELVAALDFAIANSYPARGEYTGAV
- a CDS encoding helix-turn-helix domain-containing protein, which gives rise to MDRLTTLMERFHLTVRAAELNEANLFALSGADGSPSHVVFFAADDVPIGPTEGVILSAKVEWSGHRNPFLAALPPRVNYDLTQSAEAQSLVHLMLDEAQGARCGAQSVINRLGEILMVRLLREQIEQGATEPGLLAGLSDPRLSRAIVAMHDHPGRLWSTADLAEVAGLSLSRFSELFGAEVGETPMGYLRRWRLILAHQDLQRGDRVDAVARRYAYGSPEGFSRAFRRVYGVAPVALRRVG
- a CDS encoding HIT family protein codes for the protein MQKPCLFCRIAHSVVASHEVFRNDRLVAFLDIGPIRPEHVQIIPIAHYDYFENLPKDIAQEIMLLGQSIARCQKSLLGVERVAFLFTGGDIPHAHCHLVPMVENTDITSARYIEEKELTFMVRPNPGETSLREMALWLSAELQVQDN